From the Paludibacterium paludis genome, one window contains:
- the apbC gene encoding iron-sulfur cluster carrier protein ApbC has translation MAQIEALVTEALASLIDPDTGKTYVSARAVRNIRATDTVLSLDVVLSYPARSRFADIVDTFGHALADVAQGRRIDITVSSQITSHAVQRGVPLLPGVKNIIAVASGKGGVGKSTTAANLALALAGEGARVGILDADIYGPSQPLMMGLQGRRPTVTDGKSMLPVINHGIQTMSIGYLVDTDQAMVWRGPMVSQALQQLLNDTQWDNLDYLIIDLPPGTGDIQLTLAQKVPVTGALIVTTPQDIALLDARKGLKMFEKVGVPILGLIENMAIHICSSCGHEEHIFGEGGAARMAADYHVDVLGSLPLDIGIRLAADEGIPTVAADPEGRIASIYKAIARKVAVRVGEKAQDFSGKFPKIVIQNN, from the coding sequence ATGGCCCAGATCGAAGCCCTTGTGACGGAAGCCCTCGCTTCCCTGATCGACCCCGATACCGGCAAAACCTATGTATCGGCGCGCGCGGTGCGCAACATCCGCGCCACCGACACCGTCCTGTCGCTCGATGTTGTTCTTTCCTACCCGGCGCGCAGCCGGTTCGCCGATATCGTCGACACCTTCGGCCATGCACTGGCGGATGTCGCTCAGGGACGGCGCATCGACATCACGGTATCCAGCCAGATCACCTCGCATGCCGTGCAACGCGGAGTTCCCCTGCTGCCCGGCGTCAAGAACATCATCGCCGTGGCATCGGGCAAGGGCGGCGTCGGCAAGTCGACCACTGCGGCCAACCTCGCCCTGGCGCTCGCCGGCGAAGGGGCCCGGGTCGGCATCCTGGATGCCGACATTTACGGTCCGTCGCAACCCTTGATGATGGGCCTGCAAGGCCGGCGCCCAACGGTGACCGATGGAAAGTCCATGCTGCCCGTCATCAATCACGGCATCCAGACGATGTCGATCGGCTACCTGGTCGACACCGACCAGGCCATGGTATGGCGCGGTCCGATGGTCAGCCAGGCGCTGCAGCAGCTGCTCAACGACACGCAGTGGGACAATCTCGACTACCTGATCATCGACCTTCCCCCGGGCACCGGAGACATCCAGCTGACCCTGGCGCAAAAAGTCCCGGTGACAGGCGCTCTGATCGTCACCACGCCGCAGGACATCGCCCTGCTCGACGCCCGCAAGGGCCTGAAGATGTTCGAGAAGGTCGGTGTGCCGATTCTCGGCCTCATCGAGAACATGGCCATTCATATCTGCTCCTCGTGCGGCCACGAGGAACACATTTTCGGCGAGGGCGGCGCGGCGCGCATGGCTGCGGACTACCATGTCGACGTACTGGGCTCCCTGCCGCTGGATATCGGCATCCGCCTTGCCGCCGACGAGGGCATCCCGACGGTTGCCGCCGATCCGGAAGGACGCATCGCGTCCATCTACAAGGCCATTGCCCGCAAGGTCGCGGTCAGGGTCGGAGAAAAAGCCCAGGACTTCTCGGGGAAATTCCCCAAAATCGTTATCCAGAACAACTAG
- a CDS encoding antA/AntB antirepressor family protein: MSMLIQTIKRPEGDLVDARTLHAKLEVQTRFNDWIERRIEEYGFEEGTDFWTNLSGSNGGGNLDYSNLSNQERRHGGDRRSMDYQLTLRMAMELAMVERTEVGRKVRRYFIEMEQKARELLETRANRTLSVEQVKAKLKDTPSLRTMVSMRNQAIDLAKKLDNAEGENERRVIYSILCYVLDTIGQPAPELPTKAGQAKHLDV, translated from the coding sequence ATGAGCATGCTGATCCAAACCATTAAGCGCCCCGAGGGTGACCTAGTTGATGCCCGAACCCTTCACGCAAAACTAGAAGTCCAGACTCGGTTCAACGATTGGATAGAACGCCGAATTGAAGAGTATGGCTTTGAAGAAGGGACGGACTTCTGGACAAATTTGTCCGGAAGTAACGGAGGCGGCAATCTTGATTACTCAAATTTGAGTAATCAAGAACGACGTCATGGCGGTGACCGACGAAGCATGGACTATCAGCTGACCCTGCGCATGGCGATGGAGCTGGCCATGGTTGAGCGCACAGAGGTTGGCCGCAAAGTACGCCGATACTTCATCGAGATGGAACAAAAAGCCCGCGAGCTGCTTGAAACCAGGGCCAATCGCACACTGTCGGTGGAGCAGGTAAAAGCGAAGCTGAAGGATACGCCAAGCCTGCGCACCATGGTCAGCATGCGCAATCAAGCCATTGATCTAGCTAAGAAACTTGACAACGCAGAGGGAGAAAACGAGCGGCGTGTCATCTACTCGATACTCTGCTATGTGCTCGACACGATAGGCCAACCAGCACCTGAGCTGCCCACAAAGGCTGGGCAAGCGAAACACCTGGACGTCTGA
- a CDS encoding dicarboxylate/amino acid:cation symporter produces MKSSKLTTWILIAMVLGILTGYAVRSLNTSPDAVKSFADNISILTDIFLRLIKMIIAPLVFATLVAGIAKMGDGKSVGRVGGKTMLWFITASLISLLLGLVMVNLLKPGIGLSLPLPDIHAATGIETTNLTFKEFITHAFPKSVFEAMAKNEILQIVVFSVFFGSAAAALGPRAKLLVDMMDVVGHVMLKVTGYVMSLAPIAVFAAISAVVAKQGLGILASYGTFMGEFYLSIAILWGCLMLMGSLFLGRRVITLMRSVREPSLLAFTTASSEAAYPKTLEQLERFGCSNKIASFVLPMGYSFNLDGSMMYCTFATIFIAQAYGIQLTLSQEISMLLILMLTSKGMAGVPRASLVVIAATLAQFNIPEAGLLLLLGVDHFLDMARSATNVVGNSIATAVVAKWEGELKH; encoded by the coding sequence ATGAAGTCATCAAAACTGACGACCTGGATCCTGATCGCCATGGTTCTGGGCATCCTGACCGGCTATGCCGTTCGCTCGCTGAACACGTCTCCCGATGCCGTCAAATCCTTTGCCGACAACATCAGCATTCTGACCGACATCTTCCTGCGACTGATCAAGATGATCATCGCGCCGCTGGTTTTCGCCACGCTGGTTGCCGGTATCGCCAAAATGGGCGATGGCAAGTCGGTCGGCCGCGTCGGCGGCAAGACCATGCTGTGGTTCATCACCGCCTCGCTGATTTCCCTGCTGCTCGGCCTGGTGATGGTCAACCTGCTCAAGCCGGGCATCGGCCTGTCCCTGCCCCTGCCCGATATCCACGCGGCAACCGGCATCGAAACGACCAATCTGACCTTCAAGGAATTCATCACCCACGCTTTCCCGAAAAGCGTGTTCGAAGCCATGGCCAAGAACGAAATCCTGCAGATCGTGGTGTTCTCGGTATTCTTCGGCAGCGCCGCCGCCGCGCTCGGCCCGCGCGCCAAGCTGCTGGTCGACATGATGGATGTCGTCGGCCACGTGATGCTGAAAGTCACCGGCTACGTGATGAGCCTCGCGCCGATCGCGGTGTTCGCGGCCATCTCCGCCGTGGTGGCCAAGCAGGGCCTTGGCATCCTCGCCAGCTACGGTACCTTCATGGGCGAGTTCTACCTGTCCATCGCCATCCTGTGGGGATGCCTGATGCTGATGGGCAGCCTGTTCCTCGGCCGCCGCGTCATCACCCTGATGCGCTCGGTGCGCGAACCGTCGCTTCTGGCGTTCACCACCGCCAGCTCGGAAGCCGCCTACCCGAAAACCCTGGAACAGCTGGAACGCTTCGGCTGCTCCAACAAGATCGCCAGCTTCGTGCTGCCGATGGGCTACTCGTTCAATCTGGACGGCTCCATGATGTACTGCACCTTCGCGACGATTTTCATCGCGCAGGCCTATGGCATCCAGCTAACGCTCAGCCAGGAAATCTCCATGCTGCTGATTCTGATGCTGACCTCCAAGGGCATGGCCGGCGTGCCGCGCGCCTCGCTGGTGGTGATCGCCGCCACCCTCGCGCAGTTCAACATCCCGGAAGCCGGTCTGCTGTTGCTTCTCGGCGTGGATCACTTCCTCGACATGGCCCGCTCGGCCACCAACGTGGTCGGCAACTCCATCGCCACCGCCGTTGTCGCCAAGTGGGAAGGCGAGCTCAAGCATTGA
- a CDS encoding MFS transporter: MQKLSRLTPSTLLFPMALVLFEFAVYIANDMIQPGMLAVTREFGADASWVPSAMTAFLLGGAVLSWLVGPVSDRVGRRPVMLGGVVFFIAACLATFLCRSIESFTLLRVLQGMGLCFISAVGYATIQEAYEEKAAVKVTALMANVALIAPLVGPVAGAAMIEVLPWRASFVFIAVLSAIAFAGLVSSMPETVAPDRAREPLGKMLTDYVQVFSNRRFVASALCIPLLALPMLGWIALSPLMLVENAGLTTLQYGLCQIPVFGSLILGNLLLVRVADRWPLGHSVKVGSVPVIGGMLLMSAGTLLTNHDAVFLVTGMCLMALGEGLAFAVLYRFALMASPVAKGTVSAAMTIISMVAYAAGIEALKHAWLAAGVAGFAVLALVISVVFRLVSRPLVKVAMAERETGGNVAADAA, from the coding sequence ATGCAAAAGCTCTCCCGATTGACTCCGTCGACACTGCTGTTTCCGATGGCGCTCGTCCTGTTCGAATTCGCCGTCTATATCGCCAATGACATGATCCAGCCCGGCATGCTGGCCGTGACGCGCGAATTCGGCGCCGACGCGTCCTGGGTGCCGTCCGCGATGACCGCCTTCTTGCTGGGCGGCGCGGTGCTGTCCTGGCTTGTCGGTCCGGTTTCCGACCGGGTCGGCCGTCGTCCCGTGATGCTCGGCGGGGTGGTGTTTTTCATCGCCGCGTGCCTCGCGACCTTCCTGTGCCGTTCCATCGAAAGCTTTACCCTGCTGCGCGTATTGCAAGGCATGGGCCTGTGCTTCATTTCCGCCGTGGGTTATGCCACGATCCAGGAAGCCTATGAAGAAAAAGCCGCGGTCAAGGTCACGGCGCTGATGGCCAACGTCGCGCTGATCGCGCCGCTGGTGGGGCCGGTCGCCGGCGCCGCGATGATCGAAGTGCTCCCCTGGCGCGCCTCGTTCGTTTTCATCGCCGTTTTGTCGGCTATCGCCTTTGCCGGGCTGGTGTCCAGCATGCCCGAGACGGTCGCGCCGGATCGCGCCCGCGAACCGCTGGGCAAGATGTTGACCGATTATGTTCAAGTGTTCAGCAACCGTCGTTTCGTGGCCTCCGCGCTGTGTATCCCGTTGCTGGCCCTGCCGATGCTCGGCTGGATCGCCCTGTCGCCGCTGATGCTGGTGGAGAACGCCGGCCTGACGACCCTGCAGTACGGCCTGTGCCAGATCCCGGTGTTCGGCTCCCTCATCCTCGGCAACCTGCTGCTGGTCCGGGTGGCGGATCGCTGGCCGCTCGGTCATTCCGTGAAAGTCGGCTCTGTGCCGGTGATCGGCGGCATGCTGCTGATGTCGGCCGGAACCCTGCTCACGAATCACGACGCGGTATTCCTGGTGACCGGCATGTGCCTGATGGCTTTGGGCGAAGGACTCGCGTTCGCCGTTCTCTACCGCTTCGCCCTGATGGCTTCCCCAGTCGCCAAGGGCACCGTTTCGGCGGCGATGACCATCATTTCCATGGTGGCCTACGCTGCGGGCATCGAGGCGCTCAAGCATGCCTGGCTGGCCGCCGGCGTGGCCGGCTTCGCGGTGCTGGCGCTGGTGATTTCCGTGGTGTTCCGCCTCGTTTCGCGGCCGCTCGTCAAGGTCGCCATGGCGGAGCGCGAAACCGGCGGGAATGTGGCTGCCGACGCGGCCTGA
- the metG gene encoding methionine--tRNA ligase has protein sequence MTTQRKILVTSALPYANGAIHLGHMLEQIQTDIWVRFQKMRGHQCYYVCADDTHGAPVMLAAEKQGVTPEALVESVREMHMADSRGFLIGHDNYYSTNSPENKQLAEQVYRALKADGKIASRTIEQLFDPEKQMFLPDRFVKGECPKCSAKDQYGDNCEVCGATYNPTELKNPYSAVSGAKPVLKTSEHYFFRLGECADFLKDWTSGSTARQDGVVQPHLQPESLNKMNEWIEGGLQDWDISRDAPYFGFEIPDAPGKYFYVWLDAPIGYMASFKNLCDRDGLDFDAWFARGSDTEMYHFIGKDILYFHALFWPAMLNFSGLRAPTGVFAHGFLTVDGQKMSKSRGTFITAKSYLDCGLDPEWMRYYIAAKLNGRIEDIDLNLNDFVARVNSDLVGKFVNIASRSAGFITKRFGGELAASVSDLDILKRLQDAAPELAEAYESREYARALRDIMALADLVNAYVDANKPWELARQEGMEARLQEVSTVLLNAFRLLTLYLKPVLPRLAEGVEAFLGIDPLAWSDAQTLLLGKRINAYQHLMQRIDPVLIDKLIEANKQSIQAAAEPSASHEPLAETITIDDFAKIDLRVGKVLACDFIEGSDKLLQFTVDLGFETRTIFSGIRKAYADPAALVGRNVIVVANLAPRKMRFGVSSGMIVCASGQDDSQGLFLLDTDEGALPGMRIG, from the coding sequence ATGACTACGCAACGAAAGATTCTGGTTACAAGCGCATTGCCCTACGCAAACGGTGCCATTCACCTTGGCCACATGCTGGAGCAGATCCAGACCGACATATGGGTGCGTTTCCAGAAGATGCGTGGGCATCAGTGCTATTACGTCTGTGCCGACGATACCCACGGCGCGCCGGTGATGCTGGCCGCCGAGAAGCAGGGAGTGACCCCCGAGGCGCTGGTCGAGTCGGTGCGCGAGATGCACATGGCCGACTCCCGCGGCTTCCTGATCGGCCACGACAACTACTACAGCACCAACAGCCCGGAGAACAAGCAGCTCGCCGAGCAGGTGTATCGCGCGCTGAAGGCCGACGGCAAGATCGCCTCCCGCACCATCGAGCAGCTTTTCGATCCGGAAAAGCAGATGTTCCTGCCCGACCGTTTCGTGAAAGGCGAGTGTCCGAAATGTTCGGCCAAGGACCAGTATGGCGACAACTGTGAAGTCTGCGGCGCGACCTACAATCCGACCGAGCTGAAAAACCCCTACTCAGCGGTGTCGGGCGCCAAACCGGTGCTCAAGACGTCCGAGCATTATTTTTTCCGGCTGGGCGAGTGCGCCGACTTCCTCAAGGACTGGACGTCCGGTTCCACGGCGCGCCAGGACGGCGTGGTTCAGCCGCACTTGCAGCCCGAGTCGCTCAACAAGATGAACGAGTGGATCGAGGGCGGTCTGCAGGACTGGGACATCTCCCGCGATGCACCGTACTTCGGTTTTGAAATTCCCGACGCGCCGGGCAAGTATTTCTATGTCTGGCTGGATGCGCCGATCGGCTACATGGCCAGCTTCAAGAACCTGTGCGACCGGGACGGATTGGATTTCGACGCCTGGTTCGCGCGCGGCTCCGACACCGAGATGTACCACTTCATCGGCAAGGACATTCTCTATTTCCACGCGCTGTTCTGGCCGGCGATGCTCAACTTCTCGGGGCTGCGCGCGCCGACCGGCGTGTTCGCTCACGGTTTCCTGACCGTCGATGGTCAGAAAATGTCCAAGTCGCGCGGCACGTTCATTACCGCCAAGAGTTATCTTGATTGCGGGCTGGACCCGGAATGGATGCGTTATTACATCGCCGCCAAACTCAACGGCCGCATCGAGGACATCGACCTGAACCTGAACGACTTCGTCGCCCGCGTCAACTCCGATCTGGTCGGCAAGTTCGTCAATATCGCCAGCCGTTCCGCCGGTTTCATCACCAAGCGCTTCGGCGGCGAACTGGCCGCCAGCGTGTCCGACCTCGACATCCTCAAGCGATTGCAGGACGCGGCGCCGGAGCTGGCCGAGGCCTACGAGTCGCGCGAGTACGCCCGCGCCTTGCGCGACATCATGGCGCTCGCGGATCTGGTCAACGCCTATGTCGATGCCAACAAGCCCTGGGAGCTTGCGCGCCAGGAAGGCATGGAAGCGCGCCTGCAAGAAGTTTCCACGGTGCTGCTCAACGCATTCCGCTTGCTGACCCTGTATCTGAAGCCCGTGTTGCCCAGGCTCGCGGAAGGCGTGGAAGCCTTCCTCGGCATCGATCCGCTGGCCTGGAGCGATGCGCAAACGCTGTTGTTGGGCAAACGCATCAACGCCTATCAGCACCTGATGCAGCGCATCGATCCGGTCCTGATCGACAAGCTCATCGAGGCGAACAAGCAAAGTATCCAGGCGGCTGCCGAGCCGTCGGCGAGCCATGAACCGCTTGCGGAAACCATTACGATCGATGACTTCGCCAAGATCGACTTGCGGGTAGGCAAGGTGCTGGCCTGCGACTTCATCGAGGGGTCCGACAAGCTGCTGCAATTCACCGTGGATCTGGGCTTCGAAACGCGCACGATCTTCTCCGGGATCCGCAAGGCGTACGCCGATCCGGCGGCATTGGTCGGCCGCAACGTGATCGTGGTCGCCAACCTGGCGCCGCGCAAGATGCGTTTCGGCGTCTCCTCGGGCATGATTGTCTGCGCCTCGGGCCAGGATGACAGCCAGGGATTGTTCCTGCTGGATACCGACGAAGGCGCTCTGCCAGGCATGCGCATCGGCTGA
- a CDS encoding phage portal protein, producing MSTTTQEKPAVAAGIEAFTFGEPVPVLDRREILDYAECLTMGRWYNPPISWEGLARSWRASPHHSSAIAVKRNVLVSTFKPHPWLTRSAFSQMALDYLIFGNLYGEKIKNRLGTVLRVNPTPAKFTRRGVDDHAAYWWVPGTSLERELGEVFHLLEHDINQEIYGLPEYLAALNSAWLNESATLFRRKYYLNGSHAGFILYMTDPAQQQDDVDALRKALKDSKGPGNFRNLFMYSPNGKKDGIQIIPISEVAAKDEFFNIKNVTRDDVLAAHRVPPQLMGIIPSNTGGFGDAAKAAEVFFHNEIKPLQARFQELNEWIGEEVVAFDPYSLAIPSVNDA from the coding sequence ATGAGCACCACCACTCAGGAAAAGCCAGCCGTCGCTGCTGGTATTGAAGCCTTTACCTTTGGCGAGCCGGTGCCGGTACTCGACAGGCGGGAAATCCTCGATTACGCGGAGTGCCTGACGATGGGCCGCTGGTATAACCCGCCGATCAGTTGGGAGGGGCTGGCGCGCAGCTGGCGGGCCTCTCCCCACCATTCAAGTGCCATTGCGGTGAAGCGCAACGTTCTGGTCTCGACATTCAAGCCGCACCCGTGGCTGACGCGCTCGGCATTCTCGCAGATGGCACTGGACTATCTGATTTTCGGGAATCTGTACGGCGAGAAGATCAAGAATCGCCTGGGAACGGTACTGCGGGTGAATCCGACGCCGGCGAAGTTCACCCGGCGCGGCGTTGACGATCATGCCGCATACTGGTGGGTGCCGGGTACCAGCCTGGAACGGGAACTCGGGGAGGTGTTCCACCTGCTCGAGCACGACATCAACCAGGAGATATACGGTCTGCCGGAATACCTGGCCGCGCTCAATTCGGCATGGCTCAACGAGTCGGCGACTCTGTTCCGGCGAAAATATTACCTGAATGGCTCCCACGCCGGCTTCATCCTGTACATGACGGACCCGGCCCAGCAGCAGGACGATGTTGATGCGCTGCGCAAGGCGCTGAAGGACAGCAAGGGGCCGGGCAACTTCCGCAACCTGTTCATGTATTCGCCGAACGGCAAAAAGGACGGCATACAGATCATCCCGATCAGCGAAGTGGCGGCAAAGGACGAGTTCTTCAACATCAAGAATGTGACCCGTGACGACGTACTGGCCGCGCATCGGGTGCCGCCACAACTGATGGGTATCATCCCGAGCAACACTGGAGGATTCGGGGATGCGGCAAAAGCGGCCGAGGTTTTCTTCCACAACGAGATCAAACCGCTGCAAGCGCGCTTCCAGGAACTCAACGAGTGGATCGGCGAGGAAGTGGTGGCGTTCGATCCGTATTCCCTGGCGATACCCTCCGTGAACGATGCGTGA
- the murI gene encoding glutamate racemase, with translation MIGMFDSGLGGLSIWQAVTRALPDWPVTYLADQAYCPYGPRSQVEIAARTLAICRYLADQGASLIVIACNTATSAGVDHVRAALSIPVVGVEPAIKPAAAASRSGRISVLATEAMLKSRRFESLVRRHAGDVDVLPRPGVGWVEKVEAGDLTSPDTRRLISEVVTPLLSENVDHIVLGCTHYPFLAPLIREMAGDGIVLDDPAEAIARRVVTLINGKTPSATAGAPYRFLTTSGDPHPMAAVLPALIGHRYAVESRPLP, from the coding sequence ATGATCGGAATGTTTGATTCGGGGCTGGGCGGCCTGTCCATCTGGCAAGCCGTGACCCGTGCCCTGCCCGACTGGCCCGTCACCTATCTGGCCGATCAGGCCTACTGTCCCTACGGTCCGCGCTCCCAGGTCGAAATCGCCGCGCGCACGCTCGCCATCTGCCGCTACCTCGCCGATCAGGGTGCCAGCCTGATCGTCATCGCCTGCAACACGGCGACCAGCGCCGGTGTCGATCATGTCCGGGCCGCGCTGTCCATTCCGGTGGTCGGCGTGGAGCCGGCCATCAAGCCCGCGGCGGCGGCGAGCCGCAGCGGGCGTATCAGCGTGCTGGCGACCGAGGCCATGCTCAAGAGCCGGCGCTTCGAGTCTCTGGTTCGGCGTCATGCGGGGGATGTGGACGTGCTGCCCAGACCGGGCGTCGGCTGGGTGGAAAAAGTCGAGGCCGGCGATCTGACCAGTCCGGATACGCGACGGCTGATCAGCGAAGTGGTCACGCCGCTCTTGAGCGAGAATGTCGACCACATCGTGCTCGGCTGCACCCACTACCCATTTCTGGCTCCCCTGATCCGGGAAATGGCCGGCGACGGCATCGTGCTCGACGATCCGGCCGAGGCCATCGCCCGCCGCGTAGTGACCCTGATCAATGGAAAGACTCCATCCGCCACGGCTGGCGCGCCTTACCGCTTTCTGACGACAAGCGGCGATCCGCATCCGATGGCCGCCGTTTTACCGGCGCTGATCGGTCACCGGTACGCCGTCGAAAGCCGCCCCCTGCCCTGA
- a CDS encoding AAA family ATPase produces the protein MSIILMGVEKGGCGKSTMATNMAVVLAQRGLDVMLLDADPQGSASNWVARRNSRGQDLPVVNCVQKTGEVFATLRDLANRYDVVIADAGGRDSKELRSAMVAADVLLMPLQASIADLETMDRMAKVIELAKAMNTTLQVQGFVSRGSTNITGRETQEARAFLGDCDGVNVLDTVIRDRKIYRDALLEGLGVTEMNNSKARAEVQLLVDEVWRTLT, from the coding sequence ATGTCTATTATTCTCATGGGTGTTGAAAAAGGCGGTTGCGGCAAGTCGACCATGGCAACGAACATGGCTGTAGTGCTGGCGCAGCGGGGGTTGGATGTGATGCTGCTGGACGCCGACCCGCAGGGCTCGGCCAGCAACTGGGTAGCAAGACGCAACAGCCGCGGGCAGGATCTGCCAGTGGTGAACTGCGTGCAAAAAACGGGCGAAGTCTTCGCCACACTGCGCGACCTGGCCAACCGCTACGACGTGGTGATTGCCGATGCAGGTGGCCGCGATAGCAAAGAACTTCGATCGGCCATGGTGGCCGCCGACGTCCTGCTGATGCCATTGCAGGCCAGCATCGCCGATCTGGAAACGATGGATCGCATGGCCAAGGTGATCGAGCTGGCCAAGGCAATGAATACGACCCTGCAGGTGCAGGGCTTTGTGAGCCGGGGCTCCACCAACATCACCGGCCGCGAGACGCAGGAAGCCCGGGCATTCCTGGGCGATTGCGATGGGGTAAACGTCCTGGACACGGTAATTCGTGACCGCAAGATATACCGCGATGCCCTGCTTGAGGGGCTGGGTGTAACGGAAATGAACAACAGCAAGGCGCGCGCCGAAGTGCAGTTGCTGGTAGACGAAGTGTGGAGAACCCTGACATGA